In Oligoflexia bacterium, a single genomic region encodes these proteins:
- a CDS encoding L-threonine 3-dehydrogenase, translating into MKTKILVTGALGQIGTELIYRLRNIYGADQVIATDIRMPESKELLDSGPFEFLDVLNPNQITRVMQIHEIGTIYHMAALLSAIGETRPNLAWDLNMNGLYNMLESARQYKCALFFPSSIGAFGPETPLDHTPQTTVMRPKTMYGITKVSGELLCDYYYNKFEVDTRGVRFPGLISYQTRPGGGTTDYAVEIFRKAKKYGTYTCYLKQDTSLDMMYMPDAIDAMVQLMEADASRLKHRNAFNITAMHFTPDQLAKEIQKYIPDFEIKYDIDPIRQAIADSWPNSMDDSAAREEWGWNPKYNLEKMTQEMLEKV; encoded by the coding sequence ATGAAAACAAAAATTTTAGTCACAGGTGCTTTGGGTCAAATAGGAACTGAGTTGATTTATCGTTTACGCAATATTTATGGTGCAGACCAGGTTATAGCCACGGATATTCGTATGCCAGAATCCAAAGAGTTGCTTGATAGTGGTCCTTTTGAGTTTTTAGATGTTTTAAATCCCAATCAAATTACACGCGTTATGCAAATTCATGAAATTGGAACCATTTATCACATGGCAGCACTGTTATCCGCTATTGGTGAAACCAGGCCCAACCTAGCCTGGGATTTAAACATGAATGGTTTGTACAATATGTTAGAAAGCGCACGTCAATACAAATGTGCTTTGTTTTTTCCTAGCTCTATTGGCGCCTTTGGTCCGGAAACGCCACTGGATCACACCCCACAAACTACAGTGATGCGTCCAAAAACCATGTATGGCATTACCAAAGTCAGTGGTGAGTTGTTGTGTGATTATTATTACAATAAATTTGAGGTGGATACGCGCGGGGTTCGTTTTCCTGGCTTAATTTCTTATCAAACCAGACCTGGTGGTGGAACCACAGACTATGCCGTTGAGATTTTTAGAAAAGCTAAAAAATACGGAACATACACCTGTTATTTAAAGCAAGATACATCCTTGGATATGATGTACATGCCAGATGCCATTGATGCCATGGTGCAGTTGATGGAAGCAGATGCAAGTCGTTTAAAACACCGCAATGCATTTAACATCACGGCCATGCATTTTACGCCAGATCAGTTGGCCAAAGAGATTCAAAAGTACATTCCAGACTTTGAAATCAAATATGATATAGATCCAATTAGACAAGCCATTGCTGACTCTTGGCCAAATAGTATGGATGATTCTGCGGCCAGAGAAGAGTGGGGATGGAACCCAAAATACAATTTAGAAAAAATGACGCAAGAGATGCTTGAAAAAGTATAA
- the ileS gene encoding isoleucine--tRNA ligase — protein sequence MKVQKPQSKISFPELEKSILNFWKENQVFQKSIEQRQDAEPWSFYDGPPFATGLPHYGHLLAGMIKDVIPRFWAMKGKKIERRFGWDCHGLPVEFEVEKQLGLKGRQDIVEHGVAEFNETCRSIVLRYTKEWRETVERMGRWIDFDNDYKTMDPSYMESVWAVFKQLWEKGLIYEDKKVLPYSTPIASPLSNFEANLNYQDVQDPSVYVKFKLKDQKNSFFLVWTTTPWTLPANLAIAVHPEMDYVKVKTDNEYWYVHADLFESVVKKKAGQKNAEIIETLKGKDLLGLKYEQLIPGFKYLSNEHSFTVYPADYVTADSGTGLVHIAPAFGEEDFAVGKTQGLEVLDHLDNQGNFVAENTLAAGEYFKDANKTIIAHLKNQDQLLLQETIQHSYPFCYRSDTPLIYRAISTWFVNVTSIKDKLIANNQQVHWVPEHVKDGRFGKWLENVKDWAISRNRFWGNPIPIWLNEDSGEQLCVGSIAELEQLTGKKVEDIHKHFIDDLEIVSPKTGDVLRRVPHVLDCWFESGAMPYAQNHYPFEMNDEQLSQVFPADFIAEGLDQTRGWFYTLMVLSTALFDKPAYKNVVVNGIVLAEDGRKMSKRLKNYPEPSVVLDEIGADALRLYLMQSGAVAAEDMKFSKEGMQEVVRKVLLPMWNAYSFFATYAAVDEWDPEKNYTKNFDHELDQWILLKLKNMQHEINDNLSEFKLQAVMPAIHTFLDCLNNWYIRRSRRRFWKSENDSDKQQAFSCLYTVLVELSKCLAPSAPFFSDYLYQHLSLGHALAEKISVHLEDFTSPQALSAEEKNIERKIDLTRQLSALGRELREKLKIKVRQPLSTLYVGFLNEKDVTLIEGMLDTIKEELNVKTIQFEIFSNMVSKAIKPNFKKVGKALGAKMKVFAQACKNLSAEQIEKITLGEGLELDGEMYPNDYFILELAQESHFKHECSVADQFVIAFDEHLSQELIQEGQARELINRVQNFRKESGLNVEDRINLAVHAEDKKVIDAFSNHVQKIEQETLSTLLFKKDGIEQLPYHTQENIDDVAVYIGLEKNL from the coding sequence GTGAAAGTACAAAAGCCACAATCAAAAATCAGCTTTCCAGAGCTTGAAAAAAGCATTTTAAATTTTTGGAAAGAGAATCAAGTTTTTCAAAAAAGTATTGAGCAACGCCAAGATGCAGAACCTTGGTCATTTTATGACGGGCCGCCCTTTGCTACAGGCTTACCACACTATGGGCATCTTTTGGCTGGGATGATAAAAGATGTCATTCCAAGGTTTTGGGCCATGAAAGGCAAAAAAATTGAGCGTCGTTTTGGTTGGGATTGTCACGGCTTGCCCGTTGAGTTTGAGGTAGAAAAACAATTAGGCCTTAAAGGTCGGCAGGATATTGTTGAGCATGGTGTGGCCGAGTTTAATGAAACCTGTAGAAGTATCGTTTTGCGTTACACCAAAGAGTGGAGAGAAACCGTTGAACGCATGGGGCGTTGGATTGACTTTGACAATGACTACAAAACCATGGATCCCAGCTATATGGAGTCTGTTTGGGCTGTGTTCAAACAATTATGGGAAAAAGGTTTAATATACGAAGATAAAAAAGTTTTACCGTACTCTACGCCCATTGCTTCTCCTTTATCTAACTTTGAAGCCAATTTAAATTATCAGGATGTGCAAGATCCATCAGTTTATGTAAAGTTTAAACTCAAAGATCAAAAAAATAGTTTCTTTTTGGTGTGGACCACCACACCGTGGACCTTGCCAGCCAACTTGGCCATAGCGGTTCATCCAGAAATGGATTACGTTAAAGTAAAAACTGACAATGAGTATTGGTATGTGCATGCGGATCTTTTTGAGTCTGTGGTGAAGAAAAAAGCTGGGCAAAAAAATGCTGAGATCATTGAGACTTTAAAGGGTAAAGATTTACTCGGTTTAAAGTATGAACAATTGATTCCTGGCTTTAAGTATTTAAGTAATGAGCACAGTTTTACAGTGTATCCTGCGGATTATGTGACAGCAGATTCTGGTACAGGACTGGTTCATATTGCGCCTGCCTTTGGTGAGGAAGATTTTGCTGTAGGTAAAACCCAGGGCTTAGAAGTTTTAGACCATTTGGATAATCAAGGTAACTTTGTTGCAGAAAACACATTGGCTGCCGGCGAGTATTTTAAAGATGCCAATAAAACAATCATTGCTCACTTAAAAAACCAAGATCAATTGTTATTGCAAGAAACCATACAGCACAGTTATCCATTTTGTTACCGTTCTGATACACCATTAATTTACAGAGCTATTTCTACCTGGTTTGTTAATGTGACCAGTATTAAAGACAAGTTGATTGCCAACAATCAACAGGTGCATTGGGTGCCTGAGCATGTTAAAGATGGTCGCTTTGGAAAATGGTTAGAGAACGTTAAAGATTGGGCCATCTCACGCAATCGCTTTTGGGGTAATCCTATTCCCATTTGGCTTAATGAAGACAGCGGTGAACAATTGTGTGTAGGCAGTATTGCTGAGCTTGAGCAGTTAACTGGCAAAAAAGTAGAAGATATCCACAAACATTTTATTGATGATTTGGAGATTGTTTCACCAAAGACTGGAGATGTTTTAAGACGTGTTCCCCATGTTTTAGATTGTTGGTTTGAATCAGGAGCTATGCCTTACGCTCAAAATCATTATCCATTTGAAATGAATGATGAACAGCTTTCCCAGGTTTTCCCTGCAGATTTTATTGCGGAAGGTTTAGATCAAACGCGGGGTTGGTTTTACACCTTAATGGTTTTATCAACGGCTTTGTTTGATAAACCTGCCTATAAAAATGTTGTTGTGAACGGAATTGTTTTGGCCGAAGATGGGCGTAAAATGTCCAAGCGTCTTAAAAACTATCCTGAGCCTAGCGTAGTTTTAGATGAAATAGGTGCCGATGCTTTGCGTTTGTACTTGATGCAAAGTGGAGCTGTAGCAGCAGAAGACATGAAATTTTCTAAAGAAGGCATGCAAGAAGTGGTACGTAAAGTATTGCTTCCCATGTGGAATGCGTATAGTTTTTTTGCAACTTATGCTGCGGTAGATGAATGGGATCCAGAAAAAAATTATACAAAAAACTTTGATCATGAATTGGATCAGTGGATTTTGCTTAAGTTGAAAAACATGCAGCATGAGATCAATGACAATTTATCTGAATTTAAATTGCAAGCTGTGATGCCAGCCATTCATACCTTTTTGGATTGTTTAAACAATTGGTATATTCGTAGAAGTCGCAGACGTTTTTGGAAAAGTGAAAATGACAGTGATAAGCAACAGGCTTTTTCTTGTTTGTACACGGTCTTGGTGGAACTCAGTAAATGTTTGGCGCCATCCGCTCCATTTTTCTCAGATTATCTTTATCAACATTTGTCTTTAGGGCATGCGTTGGCAGAAAAAATATCTGTGCATTTAGAAGATTTTACCAGTCCTCAAGCCTTAAGTGCAGAAGAAAAAAACATTGAAAGAAAAATAGATTTAACCCGACAACTGAGTGCTCTTGGTAGAGAGTTACGAGAAAAGCTAAAAATAAAAGTGAGACAGCCTTTGTCCACTTTGTATGTAGGTTTTCTCAATGAGAAAGATGTAACATTAATTGAAGGCATGTTGGATACCATTAAAGAAGAACTGAATGTCAAAACAATTCAGTTTGAAATTTTTTCCAATATGGTATCCAAAGCCATCAAACCCAACTTTAAAAAAGTAGGTAAAGCCTTGGGTGCAAAAATGAAAGTTTTTGCGCAGGCATGCAAAAACTTATCTGCAGAGCAGATAGAAAAAATCACTTTAGGGGAGGGACTTGAACTTGATGGAGAGATGTATCCCAATGATTACTTTATTCTAGAGTTAGCACAAGAGAGTCACTTTAAACATGAATGTTCAGTGGCGGACCAATTTGTAATTGCTTTTGACGAGCATCTAAGTCAAGAATTGATTCAAGAAGGACAAGCCAGAGAGTTAATCAATAGAGTACAAAACTTCAGAAAAGAATCTGGGTTAAATGTTGAAGATAGAATTAATTTAGCAGTACATGCTGAAGATAAAAAAGTCATTGATGCATTTTCAAACCATGTACAGAAAATTGAACAAGAAACTTTATCAACCCTGCTGTTCAAAAAAGATGGTATTGAACAATTGCCATATCATACACAAGAAAATATTGATGATGTGGCAGTTTATATTGGATTGGAGAAAAATCTATGA
- the mazG gene encoding nucleoside triphosphate pyrophosphohydrolase, translating into MSTEENKTSGWLKKLETIMQKLRSDEGCPWDKEQTHASLKQYCLEEAYEVCEAIDSEDDFAIKDELGDLLLQVYFHAQLASERNCFDIEEVAQGICEKMIRRHPHVFEQVEGVYTGQDVEVQWEQIKEQEAKTSEKKLLDVCQTLPALSKAQKVSKKAAKFGFDWQTKQDVYAKVEEELLELTQAQTVAEKNEELGDMLFALCSLARHEGLDAESALQDAIKKFQKRFYAVEERLKAEEKDFSSSSFDELDQLWQEVKQD; encoded by the coding sequence ATGAGTACAGAAGAGAATAAAACCAGTGGTTGGTTAAAAAAATTAGAAACAATCATGCAAAAACTTAGAAGTGATGAGGGTTGTCCATGGGACAAAGAGCAAACGCATGCTAGTTTAAAACAATATTGTTTAGAAGAAGCCTATGAAGTATGTGAGGCTATTGACAGTGAAGATGACTTTGCCATTAAAGACGAATTGGGGGACTTGTTATTGCAAGTTTATTTTCATGCCCAATTGGCCAGTGAAAGAAATTGCTTTGATATAGAAGAAGTTGCTCAAGGCATCTGTGAAAAAATGATTAGACGCCATCCGCATGTTTTTGAACAAGTAGAAGGTGTTTATACTGGACAAGATGTAGAAGTTCAATGGGAACAAATCAAAGAACAAGAAGCTAAAACAAGTGAAAAAAAGTTATTGGATGTGTGTCAAACTTTACCAGCATTGAGTAAAGCGCAAAAAGTATCTAAAAAAGCTGCTAAGTTTGGATTTGACTGGCAAACAAAACAAGATGTTTATGCAAAAGTTGAAGAAGAGTTGTTAGAACTTACGCAAGCGCAAACAGTAGCAGAAAAGAATGAAGAATTAGGTGATATGTTATTTGCATTGTGTAGTTTGGCTAGACATGAAGGTCTAGATGCTGAAAGTGCACTGCAAGACGCCATTAAAAAATTTCAAAAACGTTTTTATGCTGTAGAAGAACGCTTGAAAGCTGAGGAGAAAGACTTTTCTTCAAGCAGCTTTGATGAACTGGATCAGCTTTGGCAAGAGGTAAAACAAGACTAG
- a CDS encoding sodium:solute symporter family protein: MSIQLSGIDYGVIGIYFLLLMVVGFFAKLKTNSSEGYLLGGRKLTLPLFVMTLTSSWYGGILGVGEFTYLYGFSNWVIQGLPYYVFAVVFAFLLARKIRSNQHISLPDQVEAVYGKKAAMLASTWVFFLSSPAPYILMFSVLLQTLSGWSPWFCMLIGLVFSTVYLFKGGFLSDLYTDIFEFVLMYLGFAVLLFFSVKSFGGLGFLKSNLPHLHQTWHGGNSIQFIVVWFFIALWTLVEPSFYQRCAAAKNEKTAFKGILSSIVFWFIFDCMSISTALYAKAAFPDLKNALWTYPILAKNILPAGLVGVFWVAMFAVVMSTLNTTGFISGMSLGKDILGRLTYFKRYSETQLTKLGLIISLLFAASLALYVPSVIQLWYSIASVMVPGLLIPVLGCYYPKLRYPQQTAVYVMLAAPIVSFLSLSIGWWQEFGSYEHYPLGLEPMYPGLILSLGALLILRLSHKQKTN; encoded by the coding sequence ATGAGTATTCAATTAAGCGGTATAGATTATGGTGTTATAGGAATTTATTTTCTTTTACTGATGGTTGTTGGGTTCTTTGCTAAATTAAAAACCAATTCCAGTGAAGGTTACTTATTGGGTGGGCGCAAATTAACGCTCCCCTTGTTTGTGATGACTTTAACCTCATCTTGGTATGGTGGGATTTTAGGTGTAGGTGAGTTTACCTATCTTTATGGCTTTTCAAATTGGGTAATTCAAGGCTTACCATATTATGTCTTTGCTGTGGTGTTTGCTTTTTTATTGGCTAGGAAAATAAGAAGCAATCAACACATTAGCTTACCGGATCAAGTTGAAGCTGTTTACGGTAAAAAAGCTGCAATGCTTGCCAGTACTTGGGTCTTTTTTTTAAGTAGTCCTGCACCCTATATTTTAATGTTTTCAGTTTTATTGCAAACCTTAAGTGGTTGGTCGCCATGGTTTTGTATGTTGATAGGGTTGGTTTTCTCAACAGTCTATTTATTTAAAGGCGGGTTTTTATCAGACTTGTACACCGATATTTTTGAGTTTGTTTTGATGTATCTTGGGTTTGCAGTACTGCTTTTTTTTAGTGTTAAAAGCTTTGGTGGGCTTGGTTTTTTAAAAAGCAACTTGCCTCATCTTCACCAAACTTGGCATGGTGGTAACTCTATTCAGTTTATCGTGGTTTGGTTTTTTATCGCTTTATGGACTTTGGTTGAGCCGTCTTTTTATCAGCGTTGTGCAGCTGCAAAAAATGAAAAGACTGCTTTTAAAGGTATTTTAAGTTCTATTGTTTTTTGGTTTATCTTTGATTGTATGAGTATTTCTACAGCACTGTATGCCAAAGCTGCTTTTCCAGATTTAAAAAATGCTTTATGGACCTATCCAATTTTAGCTAAAAATATTTTACCCGCAGGTTTAGTTGGTGTTTTTTGGGTGGCCATGTTTGCGGTGGTGATGTCTACATTAAACACAACAGGTTTTATTTCAGGTATGTCTTTGGGTAAAGATATTTTAGGGAGATTAACATACTTTAAAAGGTATTCAGAAACTCAATTGACCAAATTGGGGCTTATTATTTCTTTGCTTTTTGCAGCAAGCCTAGCGCTTTATGTACCTTCTGTGATTCAGCTTTGGTATAGCATTGCCAGTGTTATGGTTCCAGGTTTGCTGATTCCTGTTTTAGGTTGTTATTATCCAAAATTACGTTACCCACAACAAACAGCAGTTTATGTCATGTTGGCAGCACCCATAGTATCATTTCTTAGTTTAAGCATAGGTTGGTGGCAGGAGTTTGGATCATATGAGCATTATCCACTTGGCCTAGAGCCCATGTATCCTGGTTTAATTCTTAGCTTAGGGGCTTTGCTTATACTGCGTTTAAGCCATAAGCAAAAAACAAACTAA
- the recO gene encoding DNA repair protein RecO, giving the protein MTEEKTQAIVLSSSVYGENDMIISLLTKDFGKISAFAMSAKKSKKRFSGGIDLFSYLHVQLKPPKSKSSFLWRLEKTQLLNAFYPLRSDLKALASMSYLSECLKKLLADEQKQETIFLWWEQTLNQVANGDCKNNIDYLKMDFELLSMLGYRPHIYNCVHCAKEQQQERFYFSFEKGGTLCKQCFVAGQGMWINPAQAQMMNNDNHVIYSEQDIRLLGQLMHRFMVYTLGHEPKSQSFRWDAMQL; this is encoded by the coding sequence ATGACTGAAGAAAAAACCCAAGCCATTGTTTTATCCAGCAGCGTTTATGGTGAAAATGATATGATTATTTCACTGCTAACCAAGGACTTTGGTAAAATTTCTGCATTTGCCATGTCAGCAAAAAAAAGTAAAAAAAGATTTTCAGGAGGTATAGATCTTTTTTCTTACTTGCATGTGCAGCTTAAACCACCTAAATCTAAAAGCAGTTTTTTGTGGCGTTTAGAAAAAACGCAATTGCTCAATGCTTTTTACCCTTTACGGTCTGACTTAAAAGCTTTGGCAAGTATGAGTTATTTGTCTGAGTGTTTAAAAAAACTTTTGGCAGATGAACAAAAACAAGAAACTATTTTTTTATGGTGGGAGCAAACTCTAAACCAAGTAGCCAATGGTGATTGCAAAAATAATATAGATTATCTTAAAATGGATTTTGAACTATTGTCCATGTTGGGTTACAGGCCGCATATATACAACTGTGTACATTGTGCAAAAGAACAGCAGCAAGAACGATTTTACTTTTCATTTGAAAAAGGTGGAACTTTATGCAAACAGTGTTTTGTGGCTGGACAAGGAATGTGGATTAATCCAGCACAAGCGCAGATGATGAACAATGACAACCATGTGATTTATAGTGAGCAAGATATACGTTTACTGGGTCAGCTGATGCATAGGTTTATGGTGTATACCCTTGGGCACGAGCCCAAAAGTCAGAGTTTTAGATGGGATGCAATGCAATTATGA
- a CDS encoding glycerophosphodiester phosphodiesterase family protein, which produces MKTKQFLKIIPYFSLIHSMVLANPFCIAHRGYHTSQENLPENSLAAVVAAEKIGADGVEVDIHHTKDGFAVLNHDKKLGKYAKTKPNSTKPCPVDIPIAELNLSQLSSCILLNNESVPTLEQLFNQMKVLNKIRPFKLSLEFKDSGNEKTFDHLNGFIEEVPCEMLSFKSSILHEMQESSCHLSLLNSEIVDLALFPTSGRGKGFGMGLGFDHDISKVYFNYTVTGTEFIKERLEKGLPTGVWTVNDASSIELLIEVAFQYSDTHLSIVTNYPNICVEKRNKYLQE; this is translated from the coding sequence ATGAAAACAAAACAGTTTCTGAAGATAATACCCTACTTTTCCTTAATACATTCTATGGTATTGGCCAACCCATTCTGTATTGCCCATAGAGGTTATCACACAAGTCAGGAAAATTTACCAGAGAACTCTCTGGCCGCAGTTGTAGCTGCAGAAAAAATCGGGGCAGACGGCGTAGAAGTTGATATCCATCATACAAAAGATGGATTTGCTGTTTTAAATCATGATAAAAAACTTGGAAAGTACGCTAAAACTAAACCAAACTCTACAAAACCTTGTCCTGTTGATATCCCTATAGCTGAGCTTAATTTAAGTCAGTTAAGTTCTTGCATTTTATTAAATAACGAATCTGTTCCTACGCTTGAACAACTTTTTAATCAAATGAAAGTATTGAATAAAATTAGACCCTTTAAACTTTCTCTTGAATTCAAAGATTCAGGAAATGAAAAAACTTTTGATCATTTAAATGGTTTTATAGAGGAAGTTCCTTGTGAAATGTTAAGTTTTAAAAGTTCTATTTTACATGAAATGCAAGAAAGTAGCTGTCATTTATCTTTGCTAAACTCTGAAATTGTTGATCTTGCTTTATTTCCAACTTCAGGTCGAGGCAAGGGTTTTGGCATGGGTTTGGGTTTTGATCATGATATTTCTAAAGTCTACTTTAATTATACTGTTACTGGAACAGAGTTTATTAAAGAACGTTTAGAAAAGGGACTCCCTACAGGAGTATGGACAGTTAACGATGCCTCTAGCATTGAATTGCTAATTGAAGTAGCTTTTCAATATTCCGACACTCACCTTAGCATTGTAACCAACTATCCAAATATTTGTGTTGAAAAACGCAATAAATATCTACAAGAATAA
- a CDS encoding thiamine diphosphokinase, which produces MQQSVLIIANHVFDDLEFLQQQLQKFNTVICCDGAANDMKKINFIPTLIIGDLDSLSSESRDFFQDKVEIIHKPSQYQCDLEKALDYCVDKGYKNVNLIGLEGGRADYAIANFIVLKHYCEQLNLKVIGKDYLAFPVIDHWQKKCEAGQILSFIPFGHCEGINLKGLKYALENTSMKLGDIGVSNEVTQEDVRISIKSGYACVFLFNKK; this is translated from the coding sequence ATGCAACAGTCCGTTCTTATTATAGCCAATCATGTTTTTGATGATTTAGAGTTTTTGCAACAACAGCTGCAAAAGTTCAATACGGTTATTTGTTGTGATGGGGCTGCAAATGATATGAAAAAAATCAATTTTATACCTACTTTGATTATTGGTGATTTGGATTCATTAAGCTCTGAAAGCCGAGATTTTTTTCAGGATAAGGTTGAGATTATCCATAAACCTTCACAATACCAATGTGATTTAGAAAAAGCTTTAGATTATTGTGTAGACAAGGGCTATAAAAACGTCAATCTAATTGGCTTAGAGGGGGGAAGAGCAGATTATGCCATTGCCAATTTTATTGTTCTTAAACATTACTGTGAACAATTGAACCTTAAAGTCATAGGCAAAGATTACTTGGCTTTTCCAGTCATAGATCATTGGCAAAAAAAATGTGAAGCGGGACAGATATTAAGCTTTATTCCTTTTGGGCACTGTGAAGGGATTAATTTAAAAGGTTTAAAGTATGCGCTTGAAAATACAAGCATGAAACTTGGGGATATAGGTGTCAGCAATGAAGTGACTCAAGAAGATGTAAGAATCAGTATAAAGTCAGGCTATGCCTGTGTTTTTCTATTTAATAAAAAATAA
- a CDS encoding formate--tetrahydrofolate ligase translates to MKQSPTPSDLQIAQDCQMHPIDKIAEKLGVHSDLLEHYGKYKAKLPLELINEEKIKHSNLILVTAITPTPAGEGKTTLSIGLNEGLNKIGCQSTVVLREPSLGPVFGIKGGAAGGGYSQVVPMEDINLHFTGDFAAIEKANNLLSALIDNNLQSKKRSVNLDPRQIYWKRVMDMNDRALREITIGLGGSSNGMPRQEGFNITPASEIMAILCLAKDRNDLKKKLGNIFVGFTFAGKPIFARDLNAHGAMAILLKDAILPNLVQSLEGNPAILHGGPFANIAQGTNSILATKMGMSLSKYVVTEAGFGADLGAEKFLNIKCPYAGITPKGIVIVATIRALRHHGGAKKEKLNTPNLSLVQQGFCNLKKHIENIQQFGITPVVAINHFMTDSPEEIQYVIDQCAQFKIKAVLSKGWELGGAGTQELAQAVVDMCQSNNTFQVLYDWQLPIEEKIKTISQKIYGASSVHYEKKAQSDLKKIKTLGFDKLPVCMAKTQKSFSDDESLIGQPTDFSITVREFEFAAGAGFVIPILGKMMRMPGLPDIPAAEHMDIDATGKISGLS, encoded by the coding sequence ATGAAACAAAGCCCCACGCCGTCTGATTTACAAATTGCGCAAGACTGCCAAATGCATCCCATTGATAAAATTGCTGAAAAACTAGGGGTGCACAGTGATCTGTTGGAACATTATGGCAAATACAAAGCAAAGCTTCCCCTTGAACTGATTAATGAAGAAAAAATTAAACACTCTAATCTCATTTTGGTCACGGCTATTACACCAACCCCAGCTGGAGAAGGCAAAACCACGCTATCAATTGGCCTAAATGAAGGTCTAAATAAAATTGGCTGTCAATCTACAGTTGTTTTAAGGGAACCTTCTTTAGGCCCAGTTTTTGGTATCAAGGGTGGCGCAGCTGGCGGCGGCTATTCTCAGGTGGTGCCCATGGAAGATATTAATTTACATTTCACTGGTGATTTTGCTGCCATAGAAAAAGCCAACAACCTACTTTCAGCACTGATTGACAATAACCTACAAAGTAAAAAGCGCAGTGTAAACTTAGACCCAAGACAAATTTATTGGAAACGCGTGATGGATATGAATGACCGTGCCTTGCGTGAAATAACCATAGGCCTTGGTGGAAGCAGCAATGGTATGCCAAGACAAGAAGGCTTTAACATCACCCCAGCCTCTGAAATTATGGCTATTTTATGTTTGGCAAAAGATAGAAATGATCTGAAGAAAAAATTAGGCAATATCTTTGTTGGTTTTACTTTTGCTGGCAAGCCAATCTTTGCCAGAGATCTCAATGCCCATGGCGCCATGGCCATATTGTTAAAAGATGCTATTTTGCCCAACTTGGTCCAAAGTTTAGAAGGCAATCCTGCTATTTTACATGGTGGCCCTTTTGCAAACATTGCCCAAGGAACCAACAGTATTTTGGCCACCAAAATGGGCATGTCTCTGTCTAAATATGTGGTGACCGAAGCGGGATTTGGTGCAGATCTTGGCGCAGAAAAATTTCTCAATATTAAATGCCCTTATGCTGGCATCACCCCCAAAGGGATTGTGATTGTAGCTACAATCAGAGCCTTAAGACACCATGGCGGGGCTAAAAAAGAAAAGCTAAACACCCCCAATTTAAGTTTAGTCCAACAAGGATTTTGTAACCTAAAAAAACATATTGAGAATATTCAACAATTTGGGATTACACCCGTGGTTGCCATCAATCATTTTATGACTGATAGTCCAGAAGAAATCCAGTATGTCATTGACCAATGTGCTCAATTCAAAATTAAGGCAGTTTTATCTAAAGGCTGGGAACTTGGCGGGGCTGGCACCCAAGAATTAGCGCAAGCTGTGGTTGATATGTGTCAATCCAACAACACTTTTCAAGTCTTGTATGATTGGCAATTGCCCATTGAAGAAAAAATAAAAACCATTTCACAAAAAATATACGGTGCTTCCAGCGTTCATTATGAAAAAAAAGCTCAGTCTGATTTAAAAAAAATCAAAACACTTGGTTTTGACAAACTCCCAGTCTGTATGGCCAAAACACAAAAATCATTTTCGGATGATGAAAGCTTGATTGGACAACCCACAGACTTTAGCATTACCGTTAGAGAATTTGAGTTTGCTGCCGGCGCTGGCTTTGTCATCCCAATTTTAGGAAAAATGATGCGCATGCCAGGTTTGCCGGACATTCCTGCCGCTGAGCACATGGACATTGATGCCACTGGAAAAATCTCAGGTTTATCTTAG